A region of Anaerosalibacter sp. Marseille-P3206 DNA encodes the following proteins:
- a CDS encoding methyl-accepting chemotaxis protein, which yields MFTILKLALIVLVFIITKFFPNETYFYLSIGILMVLEILSFKIGNKGKDINDIEKGIKEVAEGNLTKKFKTSDKKYASMVENLNKILHNYREALSHIAYSSDRMSGITEDLVIATEGTSETINEVAKAIENIAVGSKEQENKVLDVLSMSNKLKEISEDTTKANKSAHEQWDKTNKAFKYTGESLNKLILNMGNRMSKNEGLIDEAQVISGNIKEINEIVDMVKDISAQTNLLALNAAIEAARAGEYGQGFSVVAEEVRKLAEMTDEATDKINYKVEQFGQDIRALLSNLQTGISNEQEDSKFARKTQDDFEKTSEYLNNIKSVILTTDDKMKEQLIEINEITANLSIVAKITEETASGTQEISASIEEQTAIINEISDNTHYLETMNKELDDTIEQHSKIVMDEKTINQIIDNNLKGVNEIRENKYIRDLSNLDKHEEIYKEVMNRYPDFCIVYLYDTEGKLLSSSEYLDDIDVTNRPWFVGGLKQDIYTSDFYISYDTKTVCITIASQVRDTNNRLVGVLGLDLEIES from the coding sequence ATGTTTACGATTTTAAAACTAGCATTAATTGTTTTAGTTTTTATTATCACCAAATTTTTCCCCAATGAGACTTATTTTTATTTGTCTATAGGGATATTAATGGTATTGGAGATATTGTCATTTAAAATTGGGAATAAGGGTAAAGATATCAATGATATTGAAAAAGGGATTAAAGAAGTAGCTGAAGGGAATCTAACAAAAAAATTTAAAACTTCTGATAAAAAATATGCTAGTATGGTTGAGAATTTAAATAAGATATTACATAATTATAGAGAAGCTTTATCTCATATAGCATATTCTTCAGATAGGATGTCGGGTATAACTGAAGATTTAGTTATTGCTACTGAGGGAACCAGTGAAACAATAAATGAAGTGGCAAAGGCAATAGAAAATATAGCGGTAGGATCAAAAGAACAAGAAAATAAAGTATTAGATGTATTATCTATGAGTAATAAATTGAAAGAAATATCAGAAGATACAACAAAGGCAAATAAAAGTGCACATGAACAATGGGACAAGACTAATAAAGCATTTAAATATACAGGAGAAAGTTTAAACAAGTTAATTTTAAATATGGGAAATAGAATGTCTAAGAATGAAGGATTAATAGATGAAGCACAAGTTATTTCTGGAAATATTAAAGAAATTAATGAAATTGTAGATATGGTAAAAGATATTTCAGCTCAAACAAATTTACTTGCATTAAATGCAGCTATTGAAGCTGCTAGAGCTGGGGAATATGGACAAGGATTTTCCGTAGTTGCAGAAGAAGTGAGAAAACTTGCAGAGATGACAGATGAGGCTACAGATAAAATTAATTATAAGGTTGAACAATTTGGACAGGATATTAGAGCATTACTTTCTAATCTTCAAACTGGTATTTCCAACGAACAAGAAGACTCAAAGTTTGCGAGAAAAACACAAGATGACTTTGAAAAAACTAGTGAATATTTAAATAATATTAAAAGTGTGATTTTAACAACTGATGATAAGATGAAAGAACAACTAATAGAAATAAATGAAATTACAGCTAATTTAAGTATTGTTGCAAAAATAACAGAAGAAACTGCTTCTGGAACACAAGAAATATCTGCTTCTATAGAAGAGCAAACAGCTATAATTAATGAAATTAGTGATAATACGCATTATCTAGAGACAATGAATAAAGAGTTAGATGATACAATCGAACAGCATTCAAAAATTGTAATGGATGAAAAAACAATAAATCAAATAATTGATAATAACTTAAAAGGAGTTAATGAAATTAGAGAAAATAAATATATAAGAGATTTAAGTAATTTAGATAAACATGAAGAGATATATAAAGAAGTCATGAATAGGTATCCTGATTTTTGTATTGTATATTTATATGATACTGAAGGGAAACTATTATCTTCTAGTGAATATTTAGATGATATAGATGTAACTAATAGACCTTGGTTTGTTGGGGGATTAAAACAGGATATATATACTTCTGATTTTTATATTAGTTATGATACTAAAACAGTTTGTATAACTATTGCAAGTCAAGTAAGAGATACAAATAATAGATTGGTTGGAGTATTAGGACTGGATTTAGAAATAGAAAGTTAA
- a CDS encoding PTS sugar transporter subunit IIA: MLRFFKKNKVVEILSPVTGKIVPIEEVPDETFAKKRSGDGLGVELTDGKIIAPFDGEITSIYNANHCLVVRSEESGLEVLIHIGIDTIKLNGEGFKRYVELNDKVNTGDLLLEADLELIKSKGKSIITPVIITNRRYVESIEKMNGQVEKGKDLLMKVTLKKE; encoded by the coding sequence ATGCTTAGATTTTTTAAAAAAAACAAAGTTGTTGAAATATTATCTCCAGTAACAGGGAAAATTGTTCCCATTGAAGAAGTACCAGATGAAACTTTTGCGAAGAAAAGATCAGGTGATGGTCTTGGAGTTGAACTAACTGACGGAAAGATCATTGCACCTTTTGATGGTGAAATAACAAGCATATATAATGCAAATCACTGTCTAGTTGTTAGATCTGAAGAAAGTGGATTGGAAGTACTTATACATATAGGTATTGATACTATCAAATTAAATGGTGAAGGTTTTAAGAGATATGTTGAACTAAATGACAAAGTAAATACTGGGGACTTATTATTGGAAGCAGATTTAGAACTCATAAAGTCAAAAGGTAAATCTATTATAACACCTGTAATAATAACAAATAGAAGATATGTAGAATCAATAGAAAAAATGAATGGACAAGTAGAAAAAGGAAAAGATTTACTTATGAAAGTCACATTAAAGAAGGAATAG
- the nagA gene encoding N-acetylglucosamine-6-phosphate deacetylase, translating into MKTLIKNINIITPYEILRGQGLVITDGIISSIDREEKLSMEYFDNVIDGKKNYLSPGFIDIHNHGNSGFDIMDSTEEAIDNIAEFHLKNGVTSFLGTVITSSYEKIEKAIKNLVNYDNKVDKANLIGIHLEGPFFSIDRKGAQPEKHIKTPNLEDMNRLLSISNGKMKMVSLAPELKGALSVISYLKSNNVIVAMAHSNASYEEAKKGIYEGVSMATHLYNGMRSFSHREPGIVGAALTDDRVYCELIYDTIHVHDISVEIAVNMKGIDKIVLVSDAMRAAGLKDGEYELGGQKVYVKKGAARLENGSLAGSTLNLTKAVHNMVFKMNIPIHNAVRMASLNPAKAIKIDDRKGSLEVGKDADMIIFDSDINILASIVGGDIQWIKN; encoded by the coding sequence ATGAAAACATTAATTAAAAATATTAATATAATTACTCCTTATGAAATATTAAGAGGACAAGGATTGGTAATTACAGATGGTATCATATCTAGTATTGATAGAGAAGAGAAATTATCGATGGAATATTTTGACAATGTAATTGATGGAAAAAAGAACTATCTCTCTCCTGGTTTTATTGACATTCATAATCATGGAAATTCAGGATTTGATATTATGGATAGTACTGAAGAAGCGATAGATAATATAGCTGAGTTTCACCTAAAGAATGGAGTTACATCTTTTTTAGGTACAGTAATTACTTCTTCTTATGAAAAAATAGAAAAGGCTATAAAAAATCTTGTAAACTATGATAACAAAGTAGACAAAGCTAATTTAATAGGAATTCATTTGGAAGGGCCTTTTTTCTCTATAGACAGGAAAGGAGCCCAGCCTGAAAAGCATATAAAAACACCAAATTTAGAAGATATGAATAGACTTTTAAGTATTTCTAACGGTAAGATGAAGATGGTTTCATTAGCACCAGAATTGAAAGGTGCATTATCAGTAATTTCATACCTTAAGTCAAATAATGTAATAGTTGCTATGGCTCATAGCAATGCTAGCTATGAAGAGGCTAAAAAGGGCATTTATGAGGGAGTATCAATGGCCACTCATTTGTACAATGGCATGAGGAGTTTCTCTCATAGAGAGCCAGGAATAGTTGGAGCAGCTCTTACTGATGATAGAGTTTATTGTGAATTAATATATGATACTATTCATGTTCATGATATAAGTGTTGAAATAGCTGTGAATATGAAAGGAATAGATAAAATAGTACTTGTATCTGATGCTATGCGAGCAGCAGGGCTTAAAGATGGAGAATATGAACTGGGTGGGCAAAAGGTATATGTAAAGAAAGGTGCTGCAAGACTTGAAAATGGTTCGTTGGCAGGTTCAACTTTAAATCTAACAAAAGCGGTACACAATATGGTTTTTAAAATGAATATACCAATTCACAACGCAGTGAGAATGGCAAGCCTAAATCCAGCAAAGGCTATAAAAATAGATGATAGAAAAGGTAGTTTAGAAGTTGGAAAAGATGCAGATATGATCATTTTTGATAGTGATATAAATATTCTAGCTTCTATAGTGGGGGGCGATATACAGTGGATAAAGAATTAG
- a CDS encoding metallophosphoesterase produces MIYALGDLHLDYSKEKPMDIFGPKWENHEAKIFDSWTHIVKEDDLVLIPGDVSWGLKLDDAYNDLKRIDKLPGTKVITKGNHDYWWESKKKLDELNLNSIFFLQNDSFTYENINIAGCRGWISKDYENFTQHDEKIYNRELNRLELSLKSIEKKDGTIITMIHYPPFNIDADPNDFVFLMKKYNVDICIYGHLHSEGHKYVVEGDIEKIKFICVSSDYINFIPKKIL; encoded by the coding sequence ATGATATATGCATTAGGAGATTTACATTTGGACTATTCGAAAGAAAAACCCATGGATATATTTGGGCCTAAATGGGAAAATCACGAGGCTAAAATATTTGATAGTTGGACTCATATAGTAAAAGAAGATGATTTGGTTCTTATTCCTGGTGATGTGTCTTGGGGACTCAAGCTAGATGATGCTTATAATGATTTAAAAAGGATAGATAAACTACCAGGGACAAAAGTTATAACTAAAGGAAATCATGATTATTGGTGGGAAAGCAAGAAGAAATTAGATGAACTTAATTTAAATTCGATTTTTTTTCTTCAAAATGATAGCTTCACTTATGAGAATATTAATATTGCTGGTTGTAGAGGTTGGATATCTAAGGATTATGAAAATTTTACCCAACATGATGAAAAGATATACAATAGAGAACTTAATAGATTAGAATTATCATTGAAATCAATTGAAAAAAAAGATGGTACAATAATAACTATGATTCACTATCCCCCTTTTAATATAGACGCTGATCCAAATGATTTTGTATTTCTAATGAAAAAGTATAATGTTGATATTTGTATATATGGACATCTCCATTCTGAAGGACATAAATATGTAGTTGAAGGAGATATAGAGAAGATTAAGTTTATTTGTGTTTCAAGTGATTATATTAACTTTATACCTAAAAAAATATTATAA
- a CDS encoding class IV adenylate cyclase encodes MDKELEVKVLNIDKDKIQKKLLEIGAKLLRREHQRNYLIDSEDRNIEKNNNSYLRIRESLDLDTEKTSFTLTLKQNIFNEHMRENVEVNTKIEDKEALLYILDVLGYGLVKEGFKERISYQYESIRFDIDTWDESTYPYTYMEIEVNKEEDLEKAINLLNIDKKNISTKSIVELREDLGK; translated from the coding sequence GTGGATAAAGAATTAGAAGTTAAAGTGTTAAATATTGATAAGGATAAAATACAAAAAAAGCTATTAGAAATAGGTGCAAAATTACTTAGGAGAGAACACCAGAGAAACTACTTAATAGACTCGGAAGATAGAAATATTGAAAAAAATAATAACAGTTATCTAAGGATAAGGGAATCATTAGACTTAGATACTGAGAAGACCAGTTTTACTTTAACCCTTAAACAGAATATCTTTAATGAACATATGAGGGAAAATGTAGAGGTAAATACGAAAATAGAAGACAAAGAAGCTCTTTTATATATACTTGATGTATTAGGATATGGATTAGTTAAAGAGGGTTTTAAAGAAAGGATTTCTTATCAATATGAAAGTATAAGATTTGATATTGATACATGGGATGAATCAACTTATCCATATACTTATATGGAGATTGAAGTTAATAAAGAAGAAGACTTAGAAAAGGCTATCAATCTTTTAAATATTGATAAAAAAAATATTTCAACTAAATCAATAGTGGAATTGAGAGAGGACTTAGGTAAATAA
- a CDS encoding ATP-binding protein, producing MKIKELNLISFGKYENKVVNLTDGINLIYGENESGKTTIHKFIEGMFFGFFKPYSKRRLYTDEYEKYYPWNRQDYRGVLKFEYEGEIYRLERNFVKGSDELKIYDDKTGEDITRLFDYDSTLRLHSLDSQILGLNSVVYNNTVSIKQLGSKTDENLAKEVKDSLINMGGSLDEDISVKNALAKLNNEINSIGTAGQKKSSPYGQTVEKINKLCEERNQALNYIDQIKAEELECKKLKDELNELMVAKKDIETDLEIIKKIEIKERYEESLRISKEIQYLTIEMDKLKKYSGLDFEKYKRLNSLEKEKAVFEKSFNEWNEQLRKVNERQKNLQTELKKYIKYRNIDEEEFENIVESYKLLYNNRVQLIEIEEKLNALVYDFNDQKDNKIIDIVDDIYKYEELEEERNSILFNKDFSNSNYIKTRLEEKSSELKKKNTITIISLIFTFVSTTLGFVNKAFFIVAAFFLVLFIYIIYSRKEMKEYVKKLNDQVIDIEAQEADKYALLKKIESDMELILEKYNCSNKVELKKLQNKNYERSINYKNRFETKVALQNEKDRMLGEIVNLENILNNQASILIEPLAFNLEDIKTIEKEYLKSIELLNTKEKLDEEEKYIINKITSLKNENSSVNDEIENILKEYDFISIKEMEEGLKYKEIYDGFVKDLENKKILLNNILGNNNLDQLKKAYLEGKSDMSKELNIEEKDKLIEKAKNVEEFIGKIKLEITRIEERINGLGNNFRPIVEMDEDLLVNENKRLEYDERLKSLEIAKDTIENISKNIQRDFAPTLNEKVSNIINTVTDGRYSEVKINENIDVSVVDPDSNILINIEDLSGGTIDQIYFATRFGITDIILDDSTPLLLDDCFVQYDNKRLKNILKVLVKTSNSRQVILFTCHTREKELLDMFNAEYEYIVL from the coding sequence ATGAAAATCAAGGAACTAAATCTTATCTCTTTTGGAAAGTACGAAAACAAAGTAGTTAATCTTACTGATGGAATTAACTTGATATATGGTGAAAATGAATCTGGTAAGACTACTATTCATAAGTTCATAGAAGGTATGTTTTTTGGATTTTTTAAACCTTATTCAAAGAGAAGACTATATACTGATGAGTATGAAAAATATTACCCTTGGAATAGACAGGACTATAGGGGAGTATTGAAATTTGAGTATGAAGGTGAAATTTATAGATTAGAGAGAAATTTTGTCAAAGGCAGTGATGAGTTAAAAATATATGATGATAAAACTGGGGAAGATATAACTAGATTGTTTGATTATGATTCTACACTGAGACTTCATTCACTTGATTCACAGATACTAGGGTTAAATAGTGTAGTATATAACAATACTGTGAGTATAAAGCAATTAGGTAGCAAAACTGATGAAAACTTGGCAAAAGAAGTTAAGGATAGCCTAATAAATATGGGTGGAAGCCTTGATGAAGATATTTCGGTAAAGAATGCATTAGCTAAGTTAAATAATGAAATAAACTCTATAGGTACTGCTGGACAAAAGAAATCTTCTCCCTATGGTCAGACAGTAGAAAAGATAAATAAGCTTTGTGAAGAAAGAAATCAAGCTTTAAATTATATTGATCAAATAAAAGCTGAAGAACTGGAATGTAAAAAACTAAAAGATGAGTTGAATGAATTAATGGTAGCAAAAAAGGATATAGAAACTGATTTAGAAATAATAAAAAAAATAGAGATAAAAGAAAGATATGAGGAGTCTCTTAGAATTTCCAAGGAAATACAATACTTAACAATTGAAATGGACAAACTAAAGAAATATTCTGGTTTGGATTTTGAAAAATATAAAAGACTAAATTCTTTAGAAAAAGAGAAGGCAGTATTTGAAAAGAGTTTTAATGAGTGGAATGAACAATTGAGAAAGGTAAATGAAAGGCAAAAAAATTTACAAACAGAATTAAAGAAGTATATTAAATATAGAAATATAGATGAAGAAGAATTTGAAAATATTGTTGAAAGCTATAAATTGTTGTACAATAATAGAGTTCAATTAATTGAAATAGAAGAAAAACTTAATGCTTTGGTCTATGATTTCAATGATCAAAAAGATAACAAAATCATAGACATAGTTGATGATATTTACAAGTATGAGGAACTTGAAGAAGAGAGGAACTCTATATTATTTAATAAAGACTTTTCTAATTCAAACTATATAAAAACTAGATTAGAAGAAAAATCTAGTGAATTAAAGAAGAAAAACACTATAACTATTATTTCATTAATATTTACGTTTGTTTCAACTACTTTGGGATTTGTAAATAAGGCATTCTTTATCGTAGCAGCTTTTTTTCTAGTATTGTTTATTTATATAATATATTCCCGTAAAGAGATGAAGGAATATGTAAAAAAGTTAAATGATCAAGTAATAGATATTGAAGCACAAGAAGCAGATAAATATGCGTTGCTAAAGAAAATAGAAAGTGATATGGAGTTAATATTAGAAAAATACAATTGTTCTAATAAAGTTGAATTAAAAAAGCTTCAAAATAAAAATTATGAAAGAAGTATTAATTATAAAAATAGGTTTGAAACCAAAGTGGCATTACAAAATGAAAAAGATAGAATGTTAGGAGAGATTGTTAATTTAGAAAATATATTAAATAATCAAGCTTCAATATTAATTGAACCATTAGCTTTCAATTTAGAAGATATAAAGACTATAGAGAAAGAGTATTTAAAAAGCATAGAGCTTTTAAATACAAAAGAAAAGTTGGATGAAGAAGAAAAATATATAATAAATAAGATTACAAGTTTAAAAAATGAGAATTCAAGTGTAAATGATGAGATAGAAAACATATTAAAAGAGTATGATTTCATTAGTATAAAAGAGATGGAAGAAGGTCTAAAATACAAAGAAATATATGATGGCTTTGTAAAAGATTTAGAAAACAAGAAAATATTATTAAATAATATTTTGGGTAATAATAATTTGGATCAACTTAAAAAGGCATATCTAGAAGGAAAAAGTGATATGAGTAAAGAGTTAAATATAGAGGAAAAAGACAAATTAATTGAAAAAGCTAAAAATGTAGAAGAATTTATTGGAAAAATAAAATTAGAAATAACTAGAATAGAGGAAAGAATCAATGGTCTTGGAAATAACTTTAGACCAATAGTTGAAATGGATGAAGATTTATTGGTAAATGAAAATAAAAGATTAGAATATGATGAAAGGCTAAAGTCTCTGGAAATTGCAAAAGATACTATTGAAAATATATCAAAAAACATACAGAGGGATTTTGCACCTACATTAAATGAAAAAGTAAGTAATATAATAAATACTGTTACTGATGGAAGATACAGCGAGGTGAAAATCAATGAAAATATAGATGTTTCTGTAGTGGATCCTGACAGTAATATTCTTATTAATATTGAGGATTTAAGTGGTGGCACAATTGATCAAATTTATTTTGCTACGAGATTTGGTATAACAGATATTATATTAGATGACAGTACCCCATTATTATTAGATGATTGTTTTGTTCAATATGATAATAAAAGATTGAAAAACATCTTAAAAGTATTAGTGAAAACTTCAAATAGTAGACAAGTTATATTGTTTACTTGTCATACTAGGGAAAAAGAATTACTAGATATGTTTAATGCTGAATATGAATATATTGTATTGTAG
- the nagB gene encoding glucosamine-6-phosphate deaminase has protein sequence MKIIIKKDYEELSKVAASIIGDELKSNPNMVLGLATGSTPIGTYNELIRMHKEEALDFSKVVTFNLDEYLNIPYSNPNSYHYFMEDNLFKHINVKAENIHIPDGNAENVEKFCIEYDKKIEETGGIDLQILGIGENGHIAFNEPAPTLPLETNITELTESTINANSRFFDSIDEVPKKAITMGIGSIMKSKKILLLANGEKKADIIAKILKNKVVTTHIPASLLLLHPDVTIIMDEDAAKGYLE, from the coding sequence ATGAAAATCATTATAAAAAAAGATTATGAAGAATTAAGCAAAGTAGCAGCTAGTATCATAGGTGATGAATTAAAATCAAATCCAAACATGGTACTAGGTTTAGCGACAGGAAGCACTCCAATAGGAACATATAATGAGCTTATTAGAATGCACAAAGAAGAGGCATTAGATTTTTCCAAAGTTGTAACTTTTAATTTAGATGAGTATCTAAATATTCCTTATAGTAACCCAAATAGTTATCATTATTTTATGGAAGACAATTTGTTTAAACATATTAATGTTAAAGCTGAAAACATCCATATACCAGATGGAAATGCAGAAAATGTTGAGAAGTTTTGCATTGAATATGATAAAAAAATAGAAGAAACTGGTGGTATTGATTTGCAAATATTAGGAATTGGAGAAAATGGTCATATTGCTTTTAATGAACCTGCTCCAACTCTACCTTTAGAAACCAATATTACTGAGTTAACAGAATCTACAATAAATGCAAATTCAAGATTTTTCGATTCTATAGATGAGGTACCTAAAAAAGCTATTACTATGGGTATAGGAAGTATAATGAAGTCAAAGAAGATTTTGCTTTTAGCAAATGGTGAAAAGAAGGCAGATATTATTGCAAAAATATTAAAAAATAAAGTAGTAACTACTCATATACCTGCTTCTCTACTATTACTTCATCCAGATGTTACAATAATAATGGACGAAGATGCAGCTAAAGGGTACTTAGAATAG
- a CDS encoding metallophosphoesterase family protein, which yields MIKCIHTGDLHLGSQFKTASFDNNFGKQRRLELMYTFERIINRAKEESVDFLFIAGDMYEGEYFTIGDIKRVRDILSNLENTNVVITTGNHDPLNKGNLYNSVEWPENVHIFDSNGISSIEFEEYNTVVWGYSWDRKEERIDPLANFHLENNNKINILIIHGDLTNKNSPYLPIDKNKLETIGFDYIALGHIHKPQFITNNIVYCGSPEPLDFGELGEHGIVEGTIDKGNVNMSFLPFANRNFNIGEITISETMSYMDIIEKIQNYDCEEKREKNFYRIVLKGIRDRDIDLNLEEIYEKLKHYYYYLEIVDETIPDYDLEKLRVENSNNIIGLFIEEMSKMDLDDEINKNALYIGLEVLLKEKVIG from the coding sequence ATGATTAAATGCATTCATACAGGGGATTTACATTTGGGAAGTCAATTTAAAACTGCAAGTTTTGATAATAATTTTGGCAAACAGAGAAGATTAGAACTAATGTATACTTTTGAAAGAATAATAAATAGAGCAAAAGAAGAAAGTGTGGATTTTCTTTTTATTGCAGGGGATATGTATGAAGGTGAATATTTTACTATTGGGGATATAAAAAGAGTGAGAGATATACTTTCTAATTTAGAAAATACTAATGTAGTTATTACTACAGGAAATCATGATCCTTTAAATAAAGGTAATTTATATAATTCAGTGGAATGGCCAGAAAATGTACATATATTTGATTCAAATGGAATATCTTCAATAGAATTTGAGGAATACAATACAGTTGTTTGGGGGTACAGTTGGGATAGGAAAGAAGAAAGAATAGATCCATTAGCAAATTTTCATTTGGAAAATAATAACAAAATCAATATATTGATCATACATGGAGATTTAACAAATAAAAATTCTCCTTATTTACCTATTGATAAAAATAAATTGGAAACTATAGGATTCGATTATATTGCATTAGGACATATTCATAAGCCACAATTTATCACAAACAATATTGTATATTGTGGAAGTCCAGAACCCTTAGATTTTGGTGAGCTAGGTGAACATGGGATCGTTGAAGGAACAATAGATAAAGGTAATGTTAATATGAGTTTTTTACCTTTTGCTAATAGAAATTTTAATATCGGCGAAATAACTATATCTGAGACTATGAGTTATATGGATATCATAGAAAAAATTCAAAATTATGATTGTGAAGAAAAAAGAGAAAAGAACTTTTACAGAATAGTGTTAAAGGGAATAAGAGATAGGGATATAGATTTAAACCTAGAAGAAATATATGAAAAGTTAAAGCACTACTATTATTATTTGGAGATTGTAGATGAAACTATACCAGATTATGATTTGGAAAAGCTGAGAGTAGAAAATTCAAATAATATAATAGGACTTTTTATTGAAGAAATGAGCAAAATGGACTTAGATGATGAGATTAATAAAAATGCATTGTATATAGGTTTAGAAGTTCTTTTGAAAGAGAAGGTGATAGGATGA
- a CDS encoding L,D-transpeptidase: MKGCKFKLIIILILISIMLFVSCTPKVSEGPNINKNRGKEQKNLETLDENDIEPDISHISIGEDNKLTANLKEKGHIDYFLRDKELVKYSEKITNFSAGNWNTKRTFQTLVPTVFNVSLMYNKYLMPYDYLLVTSESVSIYDSPSLNSKIVGEGKMFDKIQLVNEVEDNWYGVSFYDSNGKIVQGFIPSSSGDVRTFRFQNMYNVIKRLEDELAKNKHGYISNYKDTNGSPPLLNGKAIDNYGMQAYQSAPAYSNLNDLNNFRYFPDGMMVFILGEVKGYFKVKCIEYEGEYWVPKKYISFDNNLDRFAKCVVVDTTNQNQVAFEKMGSKWTLVSYTLATTGVKGKRKYETPIGYFKVMDKKERFYYVDDNTNEVTGYAPYGVRFTQGAYIHGVPVEFKIINGKKTDPGIKEYLHTIGTVPRSHKCVRNFTSHAKFLYNWTDSNDTVIIVIK, encoded by the coding sequence ATGAAAGGGTGTAAATTCAAACTAATTATCATTTTAATTTTAATAAGTATTATGCTATTTGTTTCTTGTACACCTAAAGTTTCAGAAGGGCCTAATATAAATAAAAATAGGGGCAAAGAACAGAAAAATTTAGAAACGCTTGATGAAAATGATATTGAACCTGATATCAGCCATATTAGTATAGGTGAAGACAATAAATTGACAGCTAATTTAAAAGAGAAGGGTCATATTGACTATTTTCTTAGAGATAAAGAACTTGTTAAATACAGTGAAAAGATTACTAATTTTAGTGCTGGAAATTGGAATACTAAAAGAACATTTCAAACTCTTGTACCCACAGTTTTTAATGTATCTCTAATGTATAATAAATATTTGATGCCTTATGACTATTTGTTGGTGACAAGTGAAAGTGTTTCTATATATGATAGTCCTTCTTTAAACAGTAAAATAGTTGGAGAAGGTAAGATGTTTGACAAAATACAATTAGTCAACGAAGTAGAAGATAATTGGTATGGAGTGAGCTTTTATGATTCAAATGGGAAAATAGTTCAAGGATTTATTCCTTCTAGTTCTGGAGATGTAAGAACATTTAGATTTCAAAACATGTACAATGTTATAAAAAGATTAGAAGATGAATTGGCAAAAAACAAACATGGATATATTTCTAACTATAAAGATACAAATGGTTCACCGCCATTATTAAACGGTAAGGCAATTGACAATTACGGAATGCAAGCATATCAAAGTGCACCTGCCTATTCAAATTTAAACGATTTAAATAATTTTAGGTATTTTCCAGATGGGATGATGGTTTTTATATTAGGTGAAGTCAAAGGGTATTTTAAGGTAAAGTGTATTGAATATGAAGGAGAATATTGGGTTCCTAAAAAATATATATCTTTTGACAACAATTTAGACAGATTTGCTAAATGCGTTGTTGTAGATACCACAAATCAAAATCAAGTAGCTTTTGAAAAAATGGGTTCAAAATGGACCTTAGTATCTTATACTCTGGCGACTACTGGAGTAAAAGGAAAAAGAAAATATGAAACACCAATAGGATATTTTAAAGTTATGGATAAGAAAGAAAGATTTTATTATGTAGATGACAACACCAATGAAGTAACGGGTTATGCACCTTATGGTGTTAGATTTACACAAGGGGCATATATCCATGGAGTTCCTGTAGAGTTTAAGATTATAAATGGAAAGAAGACAGATCCAGGAATTAAAGAGTATCTACACACTATTGGCACTGTACCTAGATCTCATAAATGTGTAAGGAATTTTACTAGTCATGCTAAATTTTTATATAATTGGACAGATTCTAATGATACTGTAATAATAGTAATAAAATAG